A genomic region of Plasmodium malariae genome assembly, chromosome: 14 contains the following coding sequences:
- the PmUG01_14024400 gene encoding conserved Plasmodium protein, unknown function, translating into MDSGGIRKRKDTKDNSINFQGRNNIFIKESARYGNSCTNNGFTKGQNENWNVQNGIEGLSTNGRSNVKRDSSCNSSKSGKKKSIGIFNSSNISVISNNCVKSFNNMLNNINYNISSSTSSSSNNNSGNNNKSSFSSNNAFYENQIVNLNFAKSLNYLSNVKNSVQKFSLENSTLGIGNFNFFSNHENNAFMKNENKDTQSYYNNKNNNNKKGASGNSYSNNNSVNNTKLQNTRNVINSQNLESFLNNKEILNENYSITGFGNGYTNEINNLRNITNDETYCSCLDNLLRNHGNIDSDEMLKYNDRNINCLNDIIFLDVYRAYNVLTYMQEKINIIIYTIKFIGKKLKRKHVPEEVVISLEFLNFCVKNLGLFFIRFIDESFMKKIAALLKTTTLKKSLTKDVKSKLSKFLIVPIIHPGVATDPRLHFIKRKILFMLQLWHDSFILHQHIATAVFEEYKSLKEKGITFPIINKTEKFFVKNAETSPSFSDDNILHALPLSLSQINNIMKSLKEIKYMYNDEEKSKCINIVARYKDQVLKSINKLSDYKGNINISVTLNSLLYINDQLCIFEKLEKEKENERANQNDVIARERKNSEDEKEKKKKKKNKNKKKENKDLSNINEIIFNKYDPWNTENKVDKNDGPDKIFFNEEENSFNNNTNTRMQKLMDTLFDDKRAALCNNENIFSFFSEETEKKEVDDTSPKQKNDIEDKYSVFNELNFNNDKSFSNIHNISNNSHLQLFNQNGIDNSTLSEAVIEASPASLGQTQNEDTSYCGSSNNINCRNNLNNEKWKENFSALGEVSKNSFDNINMMNCLNPSNYDLSALHMAGREIVTSANKTRFKHVDIIFNEANQKNAHFDINNNNFNLSEIENYKGQKFNGNNERNSDIKEDPSSYNSDAISNYLQKDTQVNNIITDTSMFNAEISVQGKNITNKLNNSAPFNISDNNNNIHPYESSEFHYSYSNYRNSSCTKNEQQRKLQNNSQNNSQNNSQNNSQINSQNILQNNLQSNTAYEQQFSTDNVNEKNYDHLFDTFDFSTENNTFNQVNTDNKKGTNLENSVNTYASNESTINVSFIEEKNSTYSCEKREEDSQNCEILEQNNVNVNVNTNNTAEPVPHCKDYSSENKTINRNSDNMCEFGKEKEGSNDSVENNDKKKYDIIEDQTNKKSIHKIYNRNYVNNNIENNSNYVKTLTIKLDELNYKANLFSSEQKCNITEENNIPSSDEEKSLKNGSHKRNIDKDNDIQNSPRIQERNSDNDYNGNNNDNKHEDQNSSNSDSNDINFDEIDEITKAIDDLNDNFENMNIYKYDN; encoded by the coding sequence ATGGATAGCGGTGGAATcaggaaaagaaaagatacGAAAGATAACAGCATAAATTTTCAAGggagaaataatatatttattaaagagTCTGCAAGATATGGCAACAGCTGTACTAATAATGGTTTTACAAAAGGACAGAATGAAAATTGGAATGTTCAAAACGGCATAGAAGGATTGTCCACAAATGGTAGATCAAATGTTAAAAGGGATTCTTCATGTAATAGTTCTAAGTCAGGGAAAAAGAAGTCGATTGGAATTTTTAATAGTTCAAATATTAGTGTTATATCAAATAACTGTGTGAAATCATTTAACAATATGCTGaacaatataaattacaatatTAGTAGTTCTACAAGTAGTAGCAGCAATAACAAcagtggtaataataataaatcaaGCTTTTCATCAAATAATGCTTTTTATGAAAATCAAATTGTGAATTTGAATTTTGCTAAAAGCTTAAATTACTTGagtaatgtaaaaaattcaGTGCAAAAATTTAGCTTAGAAAATAGTACTTTAGGAATAGGAAACTTTAATTTCTTTAGCAATCATGAAAATAATGCATtcatgaaaaatgaaaataaggaTACTCAGAGTTATtacaataacaaaaataataataacaaaaaaggtGCTTCAGGTAACAgttattcaaataataatagcgtTAATAATACGAAGCTGCAAAATACCCGGAACGTTATTAATAGTCAAAATTTAGAAagttttttgaataataaagagatattaaatgaaaattatagtaTAACTGGATTTGGCAATGGTTACAcgaatgaaataaataatttaaggaATATAACAAACGATGAAACATATTGTTCTTGTCTTGataatttattaagaaaTCATGGAAACATTGATTCAGAtgaaatgttaaaatataatgacaGAAATATAAACTgtttaaatgatattatatttttagatgTGTACAGAGCATATAATGTGTTAACATATATGCAAgagaaaattaatataatcatttatactattaaatttattggGAAAAAGTTGAAACGGAAACATGTACCTGAAGAAGTAGTTATATCATTAGAATTTCTAAATTTCTGTGTTAAAAATTTaggtttattttttattagattTATTGACGAAagttttatgaaaaaaatagcagctttattaaaaacaacaacattaaaaaaatcacTTACGAAAGATGTGAAATCAAAATTATCCAAATTCCTTATTGTTCCTATAATTCATCCAGGAGTAGCAACTGATCCTAGacttcattttataaaaagaaaaattctgTTCATGCTTCAATTATGGCATGATTCATTTATACTTCATCAACATATAGCAACTGCTGTTTTTGAAGAatataaatcattaaaaGAGAAAGGCATAACATTCcctattataaataaaactgAGAAATTTTTTGTGAAAAACGCAGAAACATCTCCATCTTTTTCAGAcgataatatattacatgcTTTACCTTTAAGCTTGTcacaaataaacaatattatgaaaagtCTGAAAGAAATTAAGTACATGTATAATGATGAAGAAAAGTCGAAATGCATTAATATCGTAGCAAGATATAAAGATCAAGTCTTGAAGAGTATTAATAAGTTGTCCGATTACAAGggaaacataaatatttctgtTACGTTAAATTCTTTGCTTTATATCAACGATCAGTTATGTATTTTTGAGAAGTTAGAAAAGGAGAAGGAAAATGAAAGAGCTAATCAAAACGATGTAATCGCAAGGGAAAGGAAAAATAGTGaagatgaaaaagaaaaaaaaaaaaaaaagaaaaataaaaacaaaaaaaaagaaaataaagatttatctaatataaatgaaataatttttaataaatatgatcCATGGAATACCGAAAATAAGGTGGATAAAAATGATGGACcagataaaatattttttaatgaagaagaaaacagttttaataataatacgaATACTCGTATGCAAAAACTAATGGATACTTTATTTGATGACAAAAGGGCAGCTCtatgtaataatgaaaatatattttctttttttagtgaagaaactgaaaaaaaggaagtgGACGATACATCAcctaaacaaaaaaatgatattgaAGACAAATATAGCGTATTTAACGAATTAAActttaataatgataaatctTTCagtaatattcataatattagtaataattcACATTTGCAATTATTTAACCAGAATGGAATTGATAACAGTACTCTAAGTGAAGCAGTAATTGAGGCTTCTCCTGCTTCTTTAGGACAGACACAAAATGAGGACACATCATATTGTGGAAGTTCTAATAATATCAATTGTAGgaacaatttaaataatgaaaaatggaaagaaaatttttcagCCTTAGGAGAAGTTAGCAAAAACAGTtttgataatattaatatgatGAATTGTCTGAATCCTTCAAATTATGACCTCTCAGCTTTACATATGGCTGGAAGAGAAATAGTGACATCTGCAAATAAAACACGTTTCAAACATgtagatataatatttaatgaagCCAATCAAAAAAATGCACATTTCGACATAAACAATAACAATTTTAACTTATCAGAAATTGAAAATTACAAGGGTCAGAAGTTTAATGGAAATAATGAAAGAAACAGCGATATAAAGGAAGATCCTTCATCGTATAATTCTGATGCAATTTctaattatttacaaaaagaTACACaagttaataatataattacagACACAAGTATGTTTAATGCAGAAATATCAGTCCAAGGAAAAAACATaactaataaattaaataacagTGCTCCATTTAATATaagtgataataataataacattcaTCCATATGAGAGTAGTGAATTTCATTACAGTTACTCTAATTACAGGAACAGTTCATGTACGAAGAATGAGCAGCAGAGGAAGTTGCAGAATAATTCACAGAATAATTCACAGAATAATTCACAGAACAATTCTCAAATTAATTCTCAAAACATTTTGCAAAACAACTTACAGAGTAATACTGCCTATGAGCAGCAATTTTCCACTGACAATGTgaacgaaaaaaattatgatcaTTTATTTGATACGTTTGATTTCAGCACGGAGAACAATACGTTTAATCAAGTAAATACAGATAACAAGAAAGGCACTAATTTGGAAAACTCAGTAAATACTTATGCGAGTAATGAAAGTACTATTAATGTTTCCTTTATTGAGGAAAAGAATAGTACTTATTCTTGCGAAAAACGTGAGGAAGACTCTCAAAACTGCGAAATTttagaacaaaataatgtaaatgtaaACGTAAATACGAATAACACTGCAGAACCAGTTCCTCATTGCAAAGATTATTCATCAGAAAATAAAACCATTAATCGAAACTCAGATAACATGTGTGAATTTGGCAAAGAAAAGGAAGGGTCGAATGATTCAGttgaaaataatgataaaaaaaagtatgatATAATAGAAGACCAAACGAATAAGAAAAGTATacataagatatataatCGCAATTacgtaaataataatattgaaaataattcCAATTATGTCAAAACGTTGACAATTAAATTGGATGAATTGAATTACAAGGCTAATCTTTTTTCGAGTGAACAGAAATGTAATATTACAGAGGAGAATAATATACCATCATCTGACGAggaaaaaagtttaaaaaatggTAGTCATAAACGGAATATTGATAAGGACAACGACATACAGAATTCCCCTAGGATTCAAGAAAGAAATAGTGATAATGATtataatggtaataataatgataataaacaTGAAGACCAGAATAGTAGTAATTCTGATtctaatgatataaattttgaTGAAATCGACGAAATAACTAAAGCTATAGATgatttaaatgataattttgaaaatatgaatatatataaatatgataattaa
- the PmUG01_14024300 gene encoding DNA-directed RNA polymerase alpha chain, putative, producing the protein MLFLLLLFFFITSNNSLFCLILKSKSPAFLPVHTNHSKHINIRNKSNNIKRYYVNEQVGKTNSQNRDIYKFGAFDEEGYEKADNEQLNNEDEFHRYDVLDEEGEHNLDGLNLGDNDEGLADYDEDIAADGEGRTGNGKGLADDDEGIMDDDKKWIESKSHVTDKHRYNVYDNEIIKKDTKEIDLQKMDQIDKEKGKLPPYIYESGKAYEGMSMDYEPEVYDFHTYNKYFDDLCKEKKSTIDSYQLDKNLLDDTYFDAKKGGPKTFGFRFKQIQPVKYHEGRAYTYFFMHSHDVELSPIFLNAFRRVAIKHLKGGRVTALRIPNMKHEFYCIVGVRENFFDLAQNLRQITFKNVPEDADMDNYIMGKFRIKGPMIVVAGHMQLPDNIEIINKNQYICSVAAGSYLEMDVKIESIEEYVMPEYGSQSRNRDICKDNFIHFSSSCTPVEHFGFIGQRRGINLDTLGEINILEMHTDGSITPKTALLKTIDYISENFQYIENALYRNCHTCDDGSIDEEFRNPEFYMAKDRYVDVPWNKYKSTSEELEDTKKWLYRKDVHRQYNIDPESEESKQERDILWENKKKLQSEIDKRKEQLKKEPSTSEGEIVPNEERHDCLLDWPVDKSERNMDPPRWVIERPLDKSPHIGHEEIYDEGI; encoded by the exons atgctATTCTTGttgttacttttttttttcattactaGTAATAATTCACTTTTCTGtttaattttgaaaagtAAAAGTCCGGCGTTTCTACCTGTACACACCAATCATTCTAAGC ATATTAACATACGAAACAAGAGTAATAATATCAAACGATATTACGTAAATGAACAAGTAGGTAAGACAAATTCTCAAAACagagatatatataaatttggtGCATTTGATGAAGAGGGCTATGAAAAAGCAGATAACGAGCAGTTAAACAATGAAGATGAATTTCATCGATACGATGTTTTGGATGAGGAGGGTGAGCACAACTTAGATGGTTTAAACTTAGGGGATAATGATGAAGGTTTAGCGGACTATGATGAAGATATAGCTGCTGATGGTGAAGGACGAACGGGTAATGGTAAAGGATTAGCGGATGATGATGAAGGCATAATGGATGATGACAAAAAGTGGATTGAATCAAAAAGTCATGTGACGGATAAACATAGATATAATGTATAcgataatgaaataataaaaaaggacaCAAAAGAAATAGACTTACAAAAAATGGATCAAATAGATAAGGAAAAAGGTAAATTAcctccatatatatatgaaagtGGAAAAGCATACGAAGGTATGTCAATGGACTATGAGCCAGAGGTATACGAttttcatacatataataaatactttGATGACCTAtgtaaagagaaaaaatcaACAATTGATTCTTATCAGCTGGATAAGAATTTATTAGATGATACATATTTTGATGCAAAAAAGGGAGGACCAAAAACATTTGGCTTTAGATTCAAGCAAATTCAACCTGTAAAATATCATGAGGGTAGAGCATAcacgtatttttttatgcattcaCATGATGTAGAATTATctccaatttttttaaatgcttTTAGAAGAGTAGcaataaaacatttaaaaggAGGTAGAGTTACGGCATTGCGAATACCTAATATGAAACATGAATTTTACTGTATAGTTGGTGTaagagaaaatttttttgatttagCACAAAACTTGAGACAAATAACTTTCAAAAATGTGCCTGAAGATGCAGATATggataattatataatgggTAAATTTCGAATAAAGGGTCCAATGATAGTTGTTGCTGGACATATGCAATTACCTGACAAtattgaaattattaataagaatCAGTATATATGCTCCGTTGCTGCAGGGAGTTATTTAGAAATGGATGTAAAAATAGAAAGTATTGAAGAATATGTTATGCCTGAATATGGGTCGCAGTCAAGAAATAGAGATATATGTAAAGATAACTTTATACATTTTAGTAGTAGCTGTACACCAGTAGAACATTTTGGTTTTATAGGTCAAAGAAGAGGAATTAATTTAGATACTTTAGgtgaaattaatattttagaaatgCATACAGATGGATCCATAACGCCCAAAACAGCTCTATTAAAAACAATAGATTATATTTCagaaaattttcaatatatagaaaatgcATTGTATCGTAATTGTCATACATGTGATGATGGATCAATTGATGAAGAATTTAGGAATCCAGAATTTTATATGGCCAAGGACAGATACGTAGATGTACCAtggaataaatataaaagtactTCAGAAGAATTAGAAGATACCAAAAAATGGCTATATAGAAAGGATGTACACAgacaatataatatagacCCGGAAAGTGAGGAATCAAAGCAAGAAAGAGATATTTTATgggaaaataagaaaaaattacaaagCGAAATTGACAAAAGAAAagaacaattaaaaaaagaaccTTCTACGTCTGAGGGAGAGATTGTGCCAAACGAAGAAAGACATGATTGTTTACTTGATTGGCCTGTAGATAAATCGGAAAGAAATATGGATCCACCTAGGTGGGTTATTGAAAGACCCTTGGATAAAAGTCCTCATATTGGACACGAAGAAATTTACGATGAAGGAATTTGA
- the PmUG01_14024200 gene encoding conserved Plasmodium protein, unknown function — protein sequence MITLISVCSYLFYAHKDSILNLVGLNNKEQENRNDQNKVKNAKIKKSLNGEKTSLSDSDMCRKKFILRTYSDVDFHIKLHGKKMT from the coding sequence ATGATAACATTAATATCGGTGTGCtcgtatttattttacgcACACAAAGAttctatattaaatttagtaggattaaataataaggaacaagaaaatagaaatgatcaaaataaggtaaaaaatgctaaaataaaaaaatccTTAAATGGAGAAAAAACATCTCTATCAGATTCGGATATGTGcaggaaaaaatttatcttaAGAACATACAGTGACGTtgattttcatataaaattacatgGTAAAAAAATGACATGA
- the PmUG01_14024100 gene encoding conserved Plasmodium protein, unknown function yields the protein MDISDDKLTDDSSFNADEIKKKKYVEIFYENECDIYSPCIDVEGVLCVISDKGDILRYKLVYPKRDEKSNNLSAASSSEEIGDDEDEHDKEYFDSIDEEKTVMSIRNEKKNTKYIQEEKYFNTDIMTECLCADNDYNFYIFDPITRGLMVIDKDKKIELYTDEYEDQSFKGISHLFYDKKGNILYVVDSGNINEENKCNLYYINKDIETMISIDVQNISYVKNICIYQKDRVNDIYVCLTKENRILRLIKKGNSYIKTDFLYLNGAYSPLFICTDNTNFILLLKDLSDYEKRGKIIEINSNAEVINSFYIAGNQFNGICYDNNMKKYFIVEKNIIYTY from the exons ATGGATATTTCCGATGATAAATTAACTGACGATAGTTCATTTAACGcagatgaaataaaaaaaaaaaaa tatgtagaaATTTTCTACGAAAATGAGTGTGATATTTATTCTCCTTGCATAGATGTAGAGGGTGTATTATGTGTTATTTCAGATAAGGGTGATATACTTAGATATAAATTAGTATATCCAAAAAGGGATGAAAAAAGTAACAATTTATCTGCGGCATCTTCATCAGAAGAAATAGGAGATGATGAAGATGAACACGATAAGGAATATTTTGATTCCATTGATGAGGAGAAAACTGTAATGAGCAtaagaaatgaaaagaagaataccaaatatatacaggaagaaaaatattttaacactGATATTATGACAGAATGTTTGTGTGCGGACAATGATtataatttctatatatttgatccta TAACAAGGGGACTGATGGTTATAGACAAGGACAAAAAAATTGAGTTATACACTGATGAGTACGAGGATCAAAGCTTCAAAGGAATAAGCCACTTATTTTACGATAAGAAGGGGAATATCTTATATGTAGTAGATTCAGGTAATATCAACGAAGAGAATAAATgcaatttatattatataaataaagatattgAAACAATGATATCGATAGATGtacaaaatatttcttatgttaaaaatatctGTATATATCAAAAGGATAGggtaaatgatatatatgtttgtttgACAAAAGAAAATAGAATCTTaaggttaataaaaaaggggaaCTCTTACATTAAAACCGACTTTTTGTATTTGAATGGAGCTTATTCTCCTTTGTTTATATGCACAGATAATACTAACTTCATCCTTTTGCTAAAAGATTTAAGTGATTAtgaaaaaaggggaaaaataatagaaataaattcCAATGCAGAAGTTATTAATTCCTTCTATATAGCCGGAAATCAGTTCAATGGTATTTGTTATGACAACAACatgaagaaatattttatagtagaaaaaaatattatttatacatattaa
- the DBP6 gene encoding ATP-dependent RNA helicase DBP6, putative, which produces MFNSVVLKNKYCCNKLVKNILSFEEKYTYLFFFNHSYKYICIGRNSFEINGRERKSKLLKSESKCITSYTSRRRNISKIENSSFCENSNGRKLINVEITSGYATTNEGSNNQELTWTLKEDNNIECTNTQEVENKNHEARVNTKDTEEHSFEKITADYDIKNEGSKLTIEDADEIDEDTKKSLLEVFKYKHFTDVQKIIYENIIKDRKKNDLLVQAKTGTGKTISYLLLVIDDIIKNRILSVHTLIIVPTRELANQIYNEAKLLLTFKNNINVLTLIGGIKRREDQINIRRVKPDIIVCTVGRLLDHFECTYLFNTLFENLKMLIIDEADQLLSLGYQNDISRILTYLPKSRRNFLFSATLCHSLDDIRKKMCKTDYIFLNCIRDTSKHTNDQLKQYVIFHKAIDTTLILYNLLIEHMRLNQFTYKILVFFPTARATSFYANFFKNQLKISVYEIHRKKEAAHRQITSNRFSVESVGILFTSDISSRGVNYPDVTLIIQVNCAISREQYIHRVGRTARCNREGTSIILLNEADELFYQQIKDLNIEKLNSNDYILKNTNVSNYLNSWMSNTQLLYLAYAYYSSLLRFYKTKYAILKLTDDEIIDVVNNTLLSTGLVEQPHISSKLAITLNMQNNAKLKIRKDLDDLLL; this is translated from the coding sequence ATGTTCAATTCAGTTGTCCTCAAAAACAAGTACTGCTGTAACAAATTagtcaaaaatattttatcatttgaagaaaaatatacgtatttatttttcttcaatcacagctataaatatatatgcataggAAGGAACTCATTTGAGATTAATGGTAGGGAAAGGAAAAGTAAATTGCTAAAATCAGAGAGCAAATGTATTACATCATACACTTCGAGAAGAAGaaatattagtaaaatagaaaattccTCATTTTGTGAAAATTCAAATGGTAGGAAATTAATCAATGTCGAAATAACCAGTGGTTATGCTACTACAAACGAAGGAAGCAATAATCAGGAATTAACGTGGACACTCAAAGAGGACAATAACATAGAATGTACAAATACACAAGAggtggaaaataaaaatcatgAAGCACGTGTTAATACAAAAGACACAGAAGAACACTCTTTTGAGAAGATTACCGCGgattatgatataaaaaatgaaggcTCAAAATTAACAATAGAAGATGCGGACGAAATTGATGAAGACACAAAAAAGAGTTTATTAGAAGTGTTTAAATACAAACACTTCACAGatgttcaaaaaataatatatgaaaatataataaaagatagAAAAAAGAACGATTTACTTGTTCAGGCGAAAACAGGAACCGGTAAGACCATATCGTACTTACTTTTAGTAATTGATgatatcataaaaaatagaatattaaGCGTCCATACACTTATAATAGTACCTACGCGAGAATTAGCAAaccaaatatataatgaagcaaaattattattaacctttaaaaataatattaatgttttaaCTCTAATTGGaggaataaaaagaagagaagatcaaataaatattagaAGAGTTAAACCAGATATTATTGTTTGTACTGTCGGAAGATTACTAGATCACTTTGAATGCAcctatttatttaataccttatttgaaaatttgaaaatgttaataattgACGAAGCTGATCAATTGTTAAGTTTGGGGTATCAAAATGATATTAGTCGAATATTAACTTATTTACCAAAAAGTAGAAggaattttcttttttcagcAACGTTATGTCATAGTTTAGATGACATAAGAAAGAAAATGTGTAAGActgattatatatttttaaattgtataaGAGATACTTCAAAACATACAAATGATCAACTGAAACAATATGTTATATTCCATAAAGCAATAGATACAActcttattttatacaaCTTACTAATTGAACATATGCGCTTAAATCAATTtacatacaaaatattaGTTTTTTTCCCTACAGCTAGAGCAACTTCATTTTATGcaaacttttttaaaaatcagCTCAAAATTAGCGTATACGAAATACATAGGAAAAAAGAAGCAGCACATAGACAAATTACATCTAACAGATTTTCTGTAGAATCCGTtggtattttatttacatcaGATATAAGTTCTAGGGGTGTGAATTATCCTGATGTTACTTTAATTATTCAAGTGAATTGTGCTATATCGAGGGaacaatatatacataggGTTGGTAGAACAGCTAGATGCAATAGAGAAGGTACTAGTATTATCTTATTGAATGAAGCTGATGAACTATTTTATCAACaaataaaagatttaaatatagaaaaattaaattcaaatgattatattttaaaaaatacgaatgtttctaattatttaaatagcTGGATGTCTAATACACAGCTCTTGTATTTAGCGTATGCATATTATTCATCTTTATTGCgattttataaaacaaaatatgctATCCTTAAATTAACGGATGATGAAATTATTGATGTTGTTAACAATACTTTACTGTCCACAGGATTAGTTGAGCAACCACATATTTCAAGTAAATTAGCTATAACTTTAAATATGCAGAATAATGCGAAACTGAAAATTAGGAAAGATTTGGACGATCTGTTGCTATAG